The Falco biarmicus isolate bFalBia1 chromosome 14, bFalBia1.pri, whole genome shotgun sequence DNA segment GGTGGTGTGCTTGAATGCTTGGACACTTGCCTTTAAAACTTCATTGGACTGAAGAACAGGATTCCCCTCCCTGCTTATGGAAAATACTTGAGCTCCTTAATGTCTTCAATGCTTTTCTCGGAGAGCTTAAGCattcccttccaacctgaaagCTTTGGGtggaaaattttcatttaaggGTGAACAGTCAAACCTTTCCAGTTATCTTCAAAATTATGAATCATGCGCGTGTGTTTTTGGAGGTAACTTTTTCCAGCCAGTTCTCATAAAAAACTTGATTAAAGCAAACATCTTACCAAATGGTGAACTGCTAATTTAGTATTAGGGACAAATCAGGCTCCTGAGATGAGAGCTGTTCTCAAAATCCACAAAAACCAGGCGCTGAAACTGTCtctgctgttgtgttttggtcCTTAGGGGCAAATTGATTTACCCTGGAGAAGAATCACTAAACTAGTGTCAGTGTTTCTGGGAATAAGAATGTTTTCTTCTACAGAAGTCTCACTAGCATGGAGTACCAGTTGGTATGAAATGAATTTGTACTTATCTGTGCCTTTATAGCACTTTTCAGCAGAGAATTTAGCAAATGAGCAAAGTGTGGCTGCTTCTTACCACCATCCTGCAAAGTTAAGTGAATATTCACATTTTAGAGCTGGGACACTGGAGTACTGGGGAAGGCAACAATGTAGCTGGACAACATCCACCTCAAGAGCAGTATCTGTATGTCTTGCTCTCATCCAGTTGCTCTAAGAGCCATGGCATGCCCCTGTCTCCCTGAGCAAGAGGCTGTCAGTGCTTCTGCCAGCCTGCTCTTCCAGCCCTCAGCCTGCAGCCCCTTGTGTGGTTAGAGATCACTGTGGGTGCTGCTCCTGAAGCTGGATTTAGGTCTGGGTCTTAAAAGGGAAGTCTGTAAGGCAAAACAAAGTGAATGTTGCTTGGGGACCGGTATATAGAGGTGGTACTGGTGCTACCATGCTTCACCCAGTTCCCATGCCATGATGGGTTGGGCTGTGGCAAGATCCAAGCGGTCCCTCTGTCcgtcctttcctcctcctcctcctcctccttcccctccctcttccctccctccgcCCCCAGGGAGGCTGTcctagctttttcttttttaattctttatctTTTCCACCCTCTCAGCTGTACTCATAACTCTTAATCTAGCTGGCCTTGCAACAAACAGCAGCCCAAGAGACACAGAGCAGGAACCGAATCAGCATGATAGCTCAAGGCATCTCTGGGCTCATGCGACCCTTGAGAAGTAGACTGAACGTGAGCAAAATCCGCTTGATTTATCTCTGTGGGATGACTGAGCAGCATCGCACACCCACCAGGCAGGGGTCAGAGAGACGCTTCAGCTCCACGAACAAGCTCCGGGATGCTCCTGGGGAATTGAGGCGAGTAAAATGCTGAGCCATACCTTGCTGCACCTGGAAAGGCCTTTTCAGGAGGGGCACACACTTGCTGCTGCCTCGCTCCACAGAAGGGAGGAGAGGCCAGTGCAAAGCGTGACCACCTGCCCCTCTGCGAGAGGTGGTGGGTGAGGAAGTGTAGGCTCAGTAGATGCTGACAGCAGGAAGGAGGTGGAGGGAGCTGGTCTGAGaggtgctgctccctgcttctaGAGCTGTGGAGCCCACAGATAGCAGCCTGGAGCTAGAGCATGAGGATGATGATGTGGCACAGGAGTCCATTGACCACCAGGACCCAGTCACTGGCCTTTGAGGAACGGGGATGGTGGGCAAGGTGTGTTGGGCAGCTGGGCCATGAGCCTGCTGTATTCCTGCTGTGGGGAAGCTGGGGTGACCTTGGGGTTGCTCTGGAAATTGCAGATTCTCTTGGGTTTCTTgtccctgctgagctgcagctccagggagcAAAATGCTCTCTTCAGGTTGTGGGAAGGCACACTGCAAGCTCTTGCTCCTCGCTGGGGAGATGGAGGAGAGGGCTCAGGCTCTGGGGTGCTGGTGGTCGGTGCGAGGGGCCGTGGGGAGCCTGCAGCACGGCTGTCTTGCCAGCTCTGGAGGCTGGTGCCTTGCGCTGGCTTTGCTGGGGCTGCTTGCTCAGGGCAGGATGTGCAGCTCGGTGTGGTGGCCGAGTTTGTCAGTTGAACTCTGTGGCGGAAGCAGGTCAGAAGCTTGCGTTTAGAAATGCCTCTAAACGCGTTTGGTCCCTGCCAGGGTGGAGGACTCCCGGAAGGGCAGGCTTTTGCCTCTTTAGGGCCCTGGCTGACAGTCCTttgggaggcagccctgaaggGCAAAGTGCTCCTGGAAGGCTGGGCAACCTTCGAGAAAATAGTGAAGGCGCAGGAATGGGCTGGTCCTTGTGTGCCAGAAGGATGGGGCTGACCAGAGACTGCCTGGCACAGGGTACTCATCCCTATTTctacagcaggagctgctgcagactCCCTGCCAGTCTTTCCTCTGTTCCTTAGGGATAATTCAGAAGGAGATTACGTTTCTCTGAGCAAAATAAAGGGCATTTGTAGATCTGCTAGACCAGTATGATCTGGGTCAGACTGTAATCTGCTAGACACTGAGAAAAAGACCCAAGCaacatcacagaaaatataataaacCATTTTGCTATCTGACCTTAGAGAAAAGTTACGCTGATAACCTTGCTTAATGGGAGTTATGAAGACTCCTTACCAAtgggttttctttcagattGGTTTGTTGCTTATGAAGGTATCTCTGGCAGTACTTTAGGCATCTTGCTGTTCCATATGACATTGGAGAGTATCTCTTGGAGAGAAACAccaacagggagaaaaataaccTTCTTGAAACCCCTTCACTAGTTCCTTGTATCACAGAAAGTTtgagatttgtttctttttaaggtgGATTATCAGTTGGCATGTGCTGAACTTGCACTGTCGAGTTTGTGACATCCTGATGTGATCTTTCCAGAGATCTGATTGTGTGTCCTGTACCAGAACTGCCATTGTAGAATAGTTCAGCCTAAATTAGGCAAAATTTAGTCTAACCAGTTCTGAGTCGTTCTTAAAATCCTggctcaaaattattttcttaacaaaatgtgaaaagaatttcttcacattttcaaaagtgccAACGCACAAATCCAAAAGtaaagagaaaagctgcagtCTTCCTTTCCAGGCTCTCCTGAAGCCTTAGGTACCCAAAGCAGGTGGCCTCCAGAGGAGACTCGAGCCTGGGACTGATCTGGGGGACAACTAGGCCAGTACATGAGTGGGTTTGGGGGAGATGACTGGACTGAACAGTGAAAAAAGCTAGTAATTGGGCTGTGTTTATGCCCCCAGCAGAGGCACTTGTACTAAGAACACAGacaaacagctttattttcctctaCAAGCAGCAATGAGAGAGAAGCTGCTTGCGGGTGCTGTGTCATGGTCTGGAATGCTTGGCATCATCCCTGCTCTCTCAAAGGGTGAACTGCTGCACCCAGGCTTGTTCTACTTCATGCAGGGGGTCTGGGCAATGGCACCTGTGCTTCTTACATCTAACTGGATACTCCATGTGCCACCCTGGCTGCAGCTCGGCTGTCTCGGGGTCACTTAACTCACAGCAACGTTCAAAGCAGGGCTGTGTCCAGGGGCAACTGCAGGGACTGTGTACCCCTGGCATTTGTGGGACACCGGTGTGGACATCCTCCTGGGACTGATGTCAGCTGAAGCTCTAGGTGCCTCAAAGGTAACGCAAATGAAGTTTCTGTCGATCAGTGTGTGTGCAGCTTTGGGGGTTGCTGGCTCCAGCACTGTgcttgcaggcaggcagcttgTATTACCCTGTGGAAGAACGCATTGAGTTGCAGCACTAAGTGAAGTCCTATGGCTTTACCATTTCTATtgtgaaacaaattatttcactcataacaaaacaaaaccaaaccaaaaaacccccacagtgTTCCCAGGAAACCTTCCTCTTTtgacattaaaatgaaataaataggtCTAATCCATCAAAACATCAGgatggttgttttgttttggcatttGAGAACTAGTCTTTAAATTGCTCATTTACACAGAAACATCTCTGGTGTCTCTGTGAAGGAGGCTGAAATGTCAAAGATGTTCTTTGGCTGTTGCTTTGTGAAATAGGGTGGTCCTGCTTGCCGGCGCACGACTGGGGAAactcttccctctgcagcacGGTCTCGGTGCTGGCCTCGCAGCTGTTCTCATAACCAGGGACCTGTTGTAGATGAATGACCCAGGCATTGTTTTCTGCTGgagctttctgaaaaacaggaagCAGGGCTCCTGAGATGAAGGCACAGCggcccctgtgctctgctctggctAGCTGAATCGGGATGTAAATAGAAactgaaaggcagagaaagcaaaaaataatgtatcatctcttttctctgcttccaaaATCTGATGGAATATGAGGATTGGTTTTCCAAAGAGATAGTTGTTTGGAATTTTCTGCACCTGAATTTTTGATGATGAAGACCATGTGACAACATTTTAAGAACCAGCATCCTTAATCACTTAAAGACATACTGCAGTGACTTGTCAGCAGGTAGGTGGGGTTAGATAGTGATTGTGACATATGTGAAGCAGAACGAACAAGACCTGCAAACTTGGAGGAGACTGTTTCTCCCCCCattttccattacatttttataGGAATTCTTTCCTGTCTCATATTCAGCTGGATATTCTTTTACTGGAAGAAGCTGGATGCTGCTTCACTCAGTCTTGTGTAAATGGGAAAAACAAGGGGACTTTAAGCGTAGCCAGTTCTCACTGCAAAATTTAGACTCTCTTCAAGGCTGTGGTTGGTTCTTCCTACACCAGAAGCGACAGCAGTGAGGCCATGGGGCAGCACGGGCACTGCTAGTGCTCAGTGTTTATCAGGGCCGTGGGAGACAGAGGTGGGTCTCTGTAGAGCCACAGAGGAGCGGGGTGTGTGGTCAGCTTGATGGAAGAGAAAAGGGTGgacccagctcctgccaccgGACAGTGTAATGTCCTGGGCTTGGAGATGATGGGCACTGGGGCAGTGCCACACAGAATGGTACTGGGCAAATACTCACTGCCTCCAGGGCACTGCCCTGCTTCAGCACAGGAGGTGGGACCTTTGGGCAGGTGGGACCTCCTGCTTCTGAGTGACCATTTGGACATGTacaccaagaaaaaacacacgGCTCATCTGCTTCCCCTGGCAAAGATAACAGATGGTTTCAGAAAGTACTGTTGTGGTGAGAAATCCCTGATGTGGCTGTTCAGGGTGGCAGCCTTCTCCGTGCTGATGGGGAGAGCCTTGTCTGGAGGAGATGAAGTGGATGCTGTTTCCCTCTTACCTGTCAATGGGGTTTCCACAAGTCAGCACTAATTGATGCTGATGGCCTTGTTCTTAACTCTCTACCAGATTAAATCTTGCAGGCTGTCAAAATGACCAGCAATCCCTCCTGAGGAGGGAtcacagcagctgtggaggGGTGACTTGGCACGGTTGCTCTGTAAGCTGGGGCTGAGCATGTCCCATCACAAGGCTCCCTGTGACCGAGTGGGCGCTGCGTGGaagagcaagcagcagaaaaggaGCAGTCATCAAGTAATCCCCTTGGGAAGGAGAAACGAGATGTGAATGACAACAGCCCTTATTGCATGATTAGTATCTGATTGTGAGCACTTTTCTTGTTATTACCTTGCTCCATCCAGACGAACACCCAGGCCCAGGACTTGCAAATGCTCcctctgccagccagcaccagcagagGCAACAGGTGCAGGGCACCTGCACTTGTTCGTGAGCAGTTAAATGTTTATTCTGAGGGACATTTGataaagtagaaaatattttgggtcAACTCAGATTTGCCTGCCACTGAGAATTGATAATCTGAATCTTTTCTGACATGCGTGGTGTAATCCTTCTAGGAAGTGTTTGTGGGCACATTTGCCCCCAAGTGCCATGTCTGTAGCGCTCAGCCAAAAGACCTCAGCAGTGGATGTGCAGGGAAGGGTGGGCTCCTGATTTTTGCAAACCTGTCTTGCAGCTCTGCGGACCAGGTGATGGTGCATTTTATAAATCGTGATGGAGAACGACTTACGGCCACAGCCAAAGAAGGGGAGAGTTTGCTGGAAGTCGTAGTCAATCAAAACTTGGCCATTGATGGATTTGGTAGGTGTTGGACAAAGGTATGTGTTCTTAGGATTtatgtgtctgtgctgtgaCCAGTGGGTACCTGGGAATAGTGCAGCTGGATGTGGGCCACTGTGTTCTGGTGAGTCCATGAAGCAAGCTTCTCCCCACTGACAGCTGCTCGCTGGGCTGGCTTACCACACTGAGCTGGCAGCGTGACTTCCACGCTCTCACTGCTGGGATTCCAGCAGCCTGCGTAAATGCGTTTGGCTGGTTAGAGTTGGCTTACAAATTTGAAAATGGATTGTGATCCTTCCAGAGAAGAGGCAGGCTGAAATCTGCATCCACCTATTGTGTTCTCCAGCATCTCTTTTGACGTGCTGCAGGTCTGTTAAAGGACCTTTTCTTGCACTGTTCCTGAAGATGCTCTCTCTCACCCccttgttttttctgatttgctgTCACTCCCTCATTTCTCCACCAGGTGCATGTGAAGGGACACTAGCCTGCTCTACCTGTCACCTCATCTTTGAGAAGGACACCTTCCAAAAGCTGGGTGCCGCCTCAGATGAAGAGCTGGACATGCTGGACTTGGCGTATGGACTCACAGAGACGTAAGCCTCCCCACTGACTGCAGCAGATTATCAGGTCCCTGAGGCAGGCTCTCAGCACATGGCACCTGTTTCCAAGGGGACAGGACATATTCTGTGTTATGGTTGTGCCTCtagagctgctttttcttgggGGACAGGCAACCTCTAACAGGAGGTTTAGTGAAATCCCAGCCTGGGCCAGACATCCCAATGTGGGTAGGGGTTTCTTCTTTCACTGTGGGAACAGATGATCCTCACGtaatgttttttcctcagatCTCGCCTTGGCTGCCAGGTGTGCATTAAGAAGTCGATGGATGGTCTGACAGTGAGGGTCCCCATGGATGTAGCAGACatcaggaggcagcaggaggttggaaagcaaagcaaacagtaGCTGGGAACAGCTCCTGCACAGCTGTGTTCTTATTCGAGGTGTGGCATGGTACTTTGCTTTTGATTAGCACTATTGCTTTTTGTGCCTGGCTTGCAGTAGACTGTAGAGGTCTGATTTGGTGTAAATGCCTGTTCAGAAAACGTCTTATTTAAACAAAGCTTAATGCTAGAGTCTTTGGTATGTGTTTTAAGTTAAGTGCTTAAGTGCTGTGCTGAATACAACTGGACTAAAGCTTACACTGGCTTTACATTTCCCTGGGTGGGTGACAGTAAGCATCTGTGCTGTATGTTACTCATCCTCTCCTTTGAAATTTAAGGAATTCTGCTATTCTAAGTAGCTGTCTGGATTTTTGAAAGGCTTGCGCCTTTAACTGTAGAGCAGACTTCTCCCAGTTTGGGAAGCTTAAGACAAGGGAGCTGTTCCAAATACAAGATGGTGTGCTGACTGGCTTGGTGATGTAGGCTTGACTGTAGCAAGAATGTCGTGATGATCATTTGAATGCTGACATTTCCTATGAGAGGGAAACGCTTCCTATGATTTTGAGTGTCATGTTACTGAATTGTTATCTGTTATGACCTGCTACTTTCTCCAAATATTAAATTTTCCCACTGCTATACTACcacatacataaaataaaattctaataATCAGGCTTTCAGACCTATGAGATACACTTTTCTGGTAACAAGAGCCTGGCTGGAACAGAATGCGTTAGATGGAAATTTAGGTATAATATCCTGTTGTCCCAGTTTACTTGACTGGATTTTTCCGCTCGTGTTTGAGTGAATATGTCAAACTTGCCATCTAAATGCTGTAGAGAGCCCATGAGCTGTAACTGAGTTTTCCAAGCAGAATtctgcacagaaacatttcCTGTGGATTTAGTTAAAACCTAGGCTATACTTAGCAACCAATTTAAACCAACAAGTTACTGTTCTTATGCAGGGTATCAACCCCATAAAAGAcgtacacattttaaaaatgcttatcTTATGCTAAAGCATTCACAGTTTTATCTGGTGTAAATTGCAgagttttgtttgggggggCGTACATGATGACTGCCCCGCGTGGGAGACCAGGAGCTGCCCTGTGCCTGTCGCAGCCTCTTCCAGCTGGCTCTGACACCAGTGAAAACCCCCCTTTGCACAGCAAAATTTCAGTTGGTCAGAGGGGCACGTGTCACTTGTGCTCAGATATACTTAAGAAAGAATGATGGCTGCTAGGAGTGGGGGACACAAGGGACATGCACTAGAGGAGGCACAGGAGCGGTgtgggaggcaggggaagaggATAGTGTTGGTGACCCAGCCATGGAAGGAGGTGCTCTGTCCCAGGGGAGGCACACCTCTGGAGGGTCTGCCACCCATCAACAATCCACACTAGGGCAGGGGCACCCCTGGGGGACTTGAGGCCCCAGGAGGACCAGTGCTTGATCAGAGGTAGCAATTAAGAAATGAGAAGCACTggaaataaataagaaagaagcCAGGACTAGCAGAAGGAAATGTTATGCACGTATCTTGACCTCCTGTGCCACCTCTTCCCTCATGGGAGGGAGTGGGAGGGACTGGGGAAAAGAAGGGGCGTTGAGACGACGAACCGGGTTGGGGGAGAGTTGGGTTTGACTAAGGCTGAGCTTGTGGAAGGGTGAGGAAAAGTGTGTCCATGTTCAACTGCTTGtcatctcctcctctgcccaATACCTGAATCAGTAATTAAAAGTTTATGCtaactggcaataaattaaactaagTAAAATTCCAGAAGTTGAGGTGTTTCAGCCTGTGACGATAGTACCCAATTGGATGGGTGAAAACCAAACTTTGttatggagagagagagaggtgtAACATCTTTGATTAGATCAAATGCTGTagctggagggagaggagggcaaACACTTTCAGACAGGCAAGTCCTTCTTTAAATTTGATCAGGATCTCTGTGAGTGTGTGAAACGATTTTGTTTGGGACCTCgctgtggctctgctgcctcctggagTTAGTTTTCCCCCATTTACCCACTGGGTTCGACCTGCGTTTGTGTTGGGTTTGCAAGCCAGGACCCAACCTGGCAAAGCCGAGCAGAAGGTGAGGGTTACCTCCCAGCATGGAGGCTGCCGGTGGCCCTGGGCCAGCGCAGGTCTTGGGAACATGAGGTGACACTCGTGGGGCAGCCCCCGCACCTTCCACTCAGCAGCAAGCACAgtggggcagctgcagcttctttgtgttcccatccctcctgcctgctgaccttctggctgctggctggctctgcctcggggcaccaggagctgctgcccatGTTCGGTGGCCCCGGTGCTACTGCTGTGCCTGCCCTTAaggcagcagcaatgctggCCCGAGCCGTGCCCCTCTCAGCGTGGGCCCAAGTCCACATGGAGCTCTTGGGCATGGGTGAAGTGACACCCTGTACATCCCCGCTATAGGGTTTGGCTTCCTCTCTGGTCCATCGCGCAAAAATTGGTACAAAATTTTATCCAGGCAAACCAACCAAACTCTGCTGGGGGAGTTTTCCAGGGTGGGCCAGAgccacctgctgcaggaggtgaaTGCAGCagggtggatttttttgcagGGTCCCAGCGCTGTTTTGGGACCGTGGATGTGGTGACATACTTGGGCTGCAAAGGCTCTAGATTGGTGTTTCACGTAAGCGAGTGCACAGCCAAACCTCCTCAGGGCAGCCCTTCGCTTTGGAATAGCTCAGAAAATGCCTCCAGGCTGCGTGCCCCTCTCTCCCAAACCTCTTCTTCTCCAGCTTGCCCTAGGTTTGCTGTaataaagcaaagaataaaaggGATTAAATGAAAGCTGTAAAGGTACCACCACCAGTACCGCTTTGtgtccctccctgctcctgccgcTGCTGCTACCCCTTGGCTGAGCAGGGAGGACcctgagccctgcagccctctcGCGCCCAGGGCCAGGGACCGCAGGTCGCTGCTGGCAGATGGCAGCTTTGTACCCCCGGGCACGATGCCGTGTCCTGGTGGGGTGGCACAGGAGGGGATTCCTCTTCAGACCGCGGGtgtctttggaagaaaatttttctAGGGCACGGTGTTTGCTTTGATGTGCAGGTAGCCACAATTGCCCGCACAGGTCTTTGGCAAGGCTACCTGTCCTTTGGGGGTGCTGTGGCAGAGGGCTCTGCACAAAGGAGCTACCTGCAAAGGGAGGGGGAGAATGTGTCTTGTGAGACTGGCCTGCCTGATGCTGGGATGTCAGAAAAGGGCCGAGAGGGCTGAAATAAACTGCAGCTGCCCCAGGTGTTTCCATCACATTTCTGCCAGCCTGCAGGGTAAGGGAACGAATCATGCTGAGCAGGAATGAGAAGAGGCTGAAGTGCATGAGTCATTGTCTTTCCAAGGCACGTGGGCTGGACCTGTCTGGCCTTGATCTATCCTGGGAGCAGGTCATGAAGGCTCCTGGCTTCTTGCGTGGCCACTGCACAGCACGTcttcccagctggctgctggcagtgcagtgctggggggctCTCAGCGTGCTTCAGGCCAGCCTAGGCTAAATCTCTCCATTTGACCTGAAAAAgggcagagagaggagggaaaccTGTTTGTGCCCAAGGGCTGTACATTAAGGGAAAACATGGTCTTTCTGAGGCAGAAAGCCAACTGTGTATTTGGTATTTCTTGTTATGAGCAAGCCAGGCACTGTGGAACTCTTTCAAGACTGCTTGGTGACTTCCAAACACCTCTGCATGCCGCAGGGAGGGGCGCACCCCACTTGGGAGTTTTGAGAAAGGAGTTTTGGTAGCAGTTGGAGATAATATGTGACAGGAAAATGACATCAAGCAGCACCCTAAGGCATTGCCAATCACGCTCCCAGCCGGTGTAAACCGCTGTCGGAGGTGATGCCTGGAAGGATGGGGTACTGTCCTGTTGAGGAACGTGGCCTGTATTTGATGGTTTTGTAATTGTCTTCCTCAGACTTTCCAGGAGCACTGGTCCAGAGACTCCCCCACATGACAGGAGGTGAATGAAACATGTTTAGGAGGAAGGCAAAGCCAGACTGGTTGCACCTCCCATCTTTGCAGGAGGGCAGAGCATTCCTCTTTGTCCTTATCGTGACTTGTCCgctgctgtgcagctgtctGTGGTGCGCTGCCCGCGCAGGGGGGTACTGGCAGCatgcctgcaggctgctgggggaaCTGGCAGCCCCCATGGCACAGAGACCCGCTGCTGGATGCCTCCTGCAGTGACTGACAGGAAGGCTGGGTGCTCTCACAAGAATCAAGTCAGAATTTGTATTTTGGGCAATTTATAGCTGTGGCCTTGAAGTTTCCGGGGGTTAACAGCAGCAGTTTAGCATTGCTGCTCTGCCATGAGACTTTTTTGTCTCTATGGGGCCTTATGTCTGCATCGGGACAGTGGGCAGGGTTTGGAGATGGGGCTGAGTGTTAAGGCACTTACCTGTTCCTCAGCTACAGTGTGAGCGTGTGGGACAGTGGCACAGCTCACAGGTTTCCTGGTCTGCTACTCCTAGGAAATCTAAGACTAATTTGCTACGTGTATTTTGATGGCCTGGAAGGAAGTGGAACGCTTGTGCTAACTTAGTGAATGTAGGGTTGGATACCAAAATGTGGGGAGCATCTTGGTCTCCAGCAGGCTGGACTCTCGGAATTGCATTATTGCCAGGGCTGATGGAAAAGGAGTGCTGCAGATCTGCACGCCCAGGCCTAGAGGTAGCAGGTAAGCAAGGTTGGTAGCAGGTAAGCAAGGGTGCCGTGCTCTTGCAGAGGCCAGTCTCCCTCCATCTTGTGCAGGACCCTGCCTCTGTTGGGCAGCCACATGCTCCCAAAGGGGCCAGCGGTTTGTGCTACCACATTTCGTTTTGTTTTAAACGAAGAAAAATTATCAATAGAAAGCTGGGTTAGAGCAACTATTCAGGGAAATGCACCCATATTAGGCAGCCTAAGATGAGatgaggaaaaatgtgttttgcccTGCCCCTGCTAATGTTTCTATAAACCAATCTCTTTCTAACTCGTAATTCTTTTAGGTGACTCAAGTCACAAGCTCTTACTCTGCATTTGGTCCAGGTCCCCTTCGTTTGAACTGAGACCAGTCCAGCCACCAAGCCAGTTTAGAATCCATTAGTATGTTCAGAATTCAGAATAATCTCTCTTCCAAGTACAGACCAACTTTTCCCATAATATTTAGTGCTGTTTCACCTTcctgaaaatacacaaataagAGCAATGCTGGAGTGGATTTGCTGGGTGCAGGCTCCTGGGCAGCATGGCCAACCTGGCAGAGTGGCCTGGAAGCACATGTGTTTCACGGCACGGTTTGTGTCTTGCCACCACCTGAGCacagaggggagggaaggaagagcaaGGGAACGAACTAGGATCACTACACCACAATGACAAACTCGCGTGTCTTTTATTGAAATAGTTACAACTGTAGCCCTGGAAAAAAGGTGGTGAATGCCTCGTCAGTGTTCACGTGTGAGGGAAATGGTGGTGGGGGTTGTGTTACAAGTATATACAACTTTCATCATACAAAGGCCACATCTGAGAGTTAAACACCCTGCACATAACAAATCAAACTCTCTATACCTTGGGAAGTGGGCTCTGGgcttcccccctctcccctgctcTGGTGTTTGATGGGTGAATTGGGAGTGCTGGGCCAGCTGCCTGGCATGGTCAC contains these protein-coding regions:
- the LOC130158770 gene encoding adrenodoxin, mitochondrial-like, encoding MIAQGISGLMRPLRSRLNVSKIRLIYLCGMTEQHRTPTRQGSERRFSSTNKLRDAPGELSSADQVMVHFINRDGERLTATAKEGESLLEVVVNQNLAIDGFGACEGTLACSTCHLIFEKDTFQKLGAASDEELDMLDLAYGLTETSRLGCQVCIKKSMDGLTVRVPMDVADIRRQQEVGKQSKQ